The proteins below come from a single Zonotrichia leucophrys gambelii isolate GWCS_2022_RI chromosome 3, RI_Zleu_2.0, whole genome shotgun sequence genomic window:
- the CRIPT gene encoding cysteine-rich PDZ-binding protein, with the protein MVCDKCEKKLGTVITPDTWKDGARNTTESGGRKLNENKALTSKKARFDPYGKNKFAICRICKSSVHQPGSHYCQGCAYKKGICSMCGKKVLDTKNYKQTSV; encoded by the exons GTGAGAAGAAGCTTGGAACAGTGATCACTCCTGATACATGGAAAGATGGTGCAAGAAACACTACAG aaagcGGTGGTCgtaaattaaatgaaaacaaggCATTGACCTCAAAGAAGGCAAG gtTTGATCCTTATGGAAAGAACAAATTTGCAATATGTCGGATTTGTAAGAGTTCTGTCCACCAGCCAGGGTCCCACTATTGTCAAGGATGTGCCTATAAAAAAG GCATCTGCTCAATGTGTGGCAAGAAGGTCTTGGATACGAAGAACTACAAGCAAACGTCTGTCTAA